The window tcaataaaggttataaagtaccgtttgtcatttctagtcaactttccatctaattcacatatatctgaatgaattaaatctagaggttcagaatccctaacaacagatttatgaggtgtttttgtgatttttgcctgactacaataatcacatttaagaaattcattcaaattcaattttggaattaaccctaagttactcatatttttaatgattcgcttattaacatgacaaaaacgagcatgccaaacattaaaagtacacaaggagtaaacagaagcattcactttattaatctcaacattcaacttaaacatgctttcagtagcataaccttttcctacaaatacattgttcttagtcaaagtaaataaatctgctcctatagtctgagtaaaaccagccttgttgagaagatagcccgaaaccaaatttttcctcatttctggagtatgcatcacatccttcaaagttaaggtttttccagatgtgaagttcaattccacactaccaattctagcaacaatagtggtatgggaatcacccaataacactttcttatcttcggtcacagcactgtatgttttgaacatacttctatcatagcaaacatggcgagaagcaccagtgtctacccaccacccatctgatccacctatgaggttgatctcagaaatcatagcaacaaagttgtgttgctcttcagtcaggttaacactaggagtagtgtttggcctgttccttcacttacgtgccatatgacctggttttccacaattaaagcataggaaagcagcatcatttctaggtggttgttgttgtggcctattttggttcctttgaaggttccaattcaaattaactcgggtgttgcggttttggattggtttgcggttctgatttttaaaattcttttgagtgggtttcagaaccgcagtggaccttttagtgttattagaaacaataagcacttcctcttttaaatcttgttttcgaGCTTCCTCCTCAATTCGGAGGCGAGTAATCAAACTTTCCATCaaaaattcttttgttttgtgcctcaaaatatttttaaaatctttacacgaaggaggcaatttgtcaattatgacagcaacttgaaattgatcGTTTAAAGGCATACCTTCTGAGATAATTTCATGTGCTATCTTCTGTAATTCATGAGATTGAATTTCCACTGACTTGTCATCAGTCATCTGGAATTTGAGGTAGCGACTTACAGCGTATTTTTTCGATCCGGCCTCCTCAGTGTCATACTTCCTCTGCAGAGCTTCCCAAATTTCTTTTGCTGTTTTTTCTTCAGCAGTGTAGTAATCATACAGATCGTCAGTCAGTCCATTgagtatataatttttgcaCAGAAAATCATTTTCTGTCCATCTCTCAGTAGCACGAACAGCAGCACGAACATCTGCCTCGTCACCATCTTCAGGAACAATTGGTTTTTCCgaagtcagaacagaagctaCCTTCTTTGTTGTGAGGTAGAACAGCATCTTCTGTCTCCATCTTCGGAAATGAGCTCCTTCAAACCGGAATGGTTTGTTAATCTCAGCAATCCCATTTGATTGTTCGGTAGCCATCAGCAGTAATTGAAGCGTCTTAAAATTATTGAAGCTCgaactcagaaaataggaacagaccgaacaaaattaaatgggcagagtcgcggacaatgtcgctttctttaagacgttcgcggaactgccagaatttagcaaacagtatgaactTCGGTcacctccaggataaaacagccctcttaaATACGATTTTCGTACGAAAATCGTTCTGTATACACTCTCTGTTTACTTGCTCAGTTTCGAAAAAATACAGAATGAATGAAAGTAAATTGTATTTGAAGGCAGTCTCTCatcacctatttatacaagaaaaaagagctgtttgaactctgatttcatggagaaAAAGAAGGAGGAAAACCAGGAAGGTGGAGGAGACTGAAGACACGTTCAGAAAAATGGACGTTGTGAACAACGTTCACAAAGACTAAATCAgagcataaataattaaataagaaAGGATTtccgaaattaaaaataataataaataaaaataatattattaataataatttttttttaataaaaaattaatcattttacaCCACGCCCGGCCCGGACGGACGGACGGTGCGCGCGCGCGCgcgtgtgtggtggtcaaccaaagagataggtcctcaccctttcacaaaagtgggtaccccttggggcacaccccaagcatgtgaggaccttctttataaacatctccacttagtgctttgaaagcaatgtgggatgtttttcaCTTGAAAAAACATAAAGACACTTGAAAGggctttatttcataaattttacTTAGGCTAAGCCCAAcagtttatatattatataataatttcaATCAATTTTATATGTATTTCAATCACGTCACATTAGGTGAAACACATATGAAACTGTATTGAAACTCATGAAACTAGGTGAAACACATATGAAACTACATTGAATCTTACATGAGGTGAAACTAGGCGAAACTGCGTTTAATTTGATGAAGATGTAATGTTTAAAGTTGCCTCTATCATTTTTGTAGAAATGCATATTTACTTGTAAcatacaaaatattaaaattttaccCTTGATGTTTCCAAACATGATCGATTTGCCCCCTGTCTaacagaaaatttaaaaaattagtttatcattatttgacatgttatttaactatcaaattagatcttacaaatattaattatatctaaaatgtttactgtattactattaaaattacaaataacCAAATTACAACAATTAAGTTTGACACATATAAATCAATTACaaaaaattgattaaattatttattatattattaacaTAATTCTAAcctgttaaaaaatataaaattattataaactaATTTGAAATgtgtaataataaaataatagttAGACTATTTCGTTCAAATTTTTCGTTAAatagaataaaattgaattgatCTTGTTTTcaagaagtttgataaaattttatcattttaggAATAAATTTGGATCTTTAATCAAACAAGAATTAATAATTTCAAGGGTAAAGtctttaaaaaaaacccttgaactttcattttttatcaaactgatacctgaaaaaaaaaattatccacaTGGGAACTACACTTTTTCAatctaaaaataatttctttTAGTTTGATACTATAAAAACGGTCattaacgaccttaaaatggaaaattttaagaattaaaattgtttagtaccacatttactatggaacgaatttttttattttttataaaatcatcattttcggaGCTTTCGCTCTCTAAAACATTCGTTCTCTCTCATCACctaacaacacctaaataacctcaaaataaaaaaggttgaagaattaaaattacttaaaaataaatgtttgaagttttcaattttgaggtcgtcaaggtgaaagaattaaaattacttaaaatattatcaagtgtttgaatttttcaattttaaggcCATCAatgttcattttaattttgagatcctTGTTTTTAGTAAAATGAAAAACCTCAGTCATCTCATTGTCACAAATAAAAACCtcaacgttaaggataaaattacaccattttagacgttaggggtaaaattgctccagacccaaaacgttaagggtatttttgcaccttaacccttttaaaaaaaaatagataccAATTTCACATAAcataaagtaaatttaacctaaTTTCAATTAGTTTTATTCGTTTTGGACAACCATGAGCTATATCAATTGAGTtaagtttctttttctttttatttttatttttttgacaatttaatttaattggaacacgtattaattaattagatcaaATAGAATGGTCAGTGAAGGACACGTATTGGATCAAATTATTTGAGAAGTTGGTAAAAAAACAACAATAATTTATTTCTGGAATTATTGGTGACAAGATACAAATTCTCAatcatttagagagagagtttgCATCATTGCATGAATggattagttttaaatataatagtaataataattattattattattaggggaaatttcaaataaaactcctgtggtttcactaattttcagataaaggactgtggtttattttttgtcaaaacgaggactgaggtttcgcacttttaataatgctattaaaactatctttaacgacctgaaaatgaaaattttcaagaattaaagttgttcaatgtcatattttctatgtaactacattttcgattttagaaaatcatcttttttggaattttctctctctaaatattaactttctctctctttaccaaacatcatctaaataatctcgaaataaaaaagttgaagaattaaagttacttagaatattagtggttcttaaaatatgtcatttttgaagttgttcagggtgattttaatagtatcaatcgaaaaagtccttattttgctaaagttgaaaacctcagtcctcgttttgacaaaaagtaaaccacagtcctttatctgaaaattagtgaaaccacagaggttttatttgaactttccccttattattattattatgtgattAATTACTTTAGACATATATATTAGTACTTAAATCATcaaatcaaataattaaaattatattttataaaataattatgtaaaaattaaattttttaggaGATGAtctcaaaaaaattaattcaacaaatttgagaaaaagatgtttaaattaaattttaaacaaaaaaaaatcataattagtTATAAATATCACAATTAAAACGTACTATAAAATTCTAATTATCAATATCTCAAGATAAATCTATTTTTTAtgtgtaataaatcaaatatatttttataccataatttataaattccggACCCCAATTTAGATATCCTacacctaaaaaaatatattctaaaactctaatttataaacactaaacataattcaaattattacttgacataattataataatttttaaaaattgcaTTTCCTTATAAATTTCTCTAAATTTTATCCTCAACATTTCCAATATGAAATAATTTTGGACTCATATAATGGCGAAATCAAGATTTAAATGCTTAAGGCGTGATAAAGAATATGCGTCTGAGACAGACATCCAACCCAACATAAAGATCCTGGCCTTTAGTCTAAAAAATGTAGGCACAATGTACTAAAAACTTATCAACAAAATGTTCACCCAACACATCAGGAAACCCATATAGGTACATGTCAATGATAATACCATCTCAAGCTCAATCTAGATAAATGCATTTTTGGCATCTGATCGGGTAAATTTTTGAGATACGTGGTCTTCGAGCGCGATATCGAGCCCAACCCTATCAAAGTCCATGTTATGCTAAATATGCAACCATCCTCCAACCTGCAAGGGATTTAAAAGCTTAACGATAAACTCGTCGTTTTAGGATGTTCATCTCATGCTCCGCACAACGATGTCTCCCCTTTAACAAACTGCTAAAAAACACCATCCCTTTAAATGGAACATAGATTGCCAAAGGGCATTCGAAGTCATAAAAGAATTCTTCACTTCCTTATCACTACTCACAACCCCTCATAACCGAGAAACCTTGCATCTATATTTCACAGTTGTCGAGGAGCCCGTCGCCATTGTCATCACTTAGACCGAAGACACTGAAACTCTACTAGTATACTACCTAAGTCGTGTACTCAAAGGTGTTGGGTTACACTACAATGAAGTGGAAAAAGCTCTATTCACCATCACACACATCATAGATCGACTCTTATCATACTTCTAGGCCCATTTAGTCGTTATTAATCAAGAAAGTTATACAACGCCTAGAGGTCTCTAGACGAATAACGAATTGGTCCATCTGTCTCTTCCAACTTGACATCTCCTTTGAGCCATGCCCCTCCGTTAAGACACAGGGATCGACAAACTTCCTTGTCAAATTTACCAGGTCGAGTCATATTGTATCCACCATCACAGACCTTCCTAATCCCAACATCCCGAAACGGAACATAAGCGTcacttaattataaaattatactactaTATTCTATACGAATTGGACAACCAAATttaaaaatccaaatattttatcaaattggaaaatatattaatttctaattttattattaaattataaaccATACAGAATACAAAATAAAATGtctatattatttaaaaatgtctgaaattaactcaatttaaAAGTAAAAGTGTTATTAGCTACCAATATTAAAAGTAACATCATCTTAGATGTTAAGAATATAACTGTTCCTAActctaaatattaaaaaatatatatatttttataatttcctaCATATTTAATCATTTCTTACGAGCAAATTTggatattataaaaaaaaaatccaaatattacataattataaattaatctcggaaaataaaatatctaaaaaAGAAAAGTAGAAACAGTGAGCCGTACTCTCCCCTTCCCCACCACCACCAAAGAATGCTAGGTGGCTTAATTCAGTCAATCTCTCAGAAAATCCAAACTCCATAAAActacaaaatcaaaatcaaagcaCAGCTGAGTCGACTCGACTCGAGCAACTCACTCGCTCCCTCCCTCCCTCCCTCTCTCTTAATGCCCAAAAACCCTCCGACTTTTCATCCACCATGAATCTATCTACTTCTCTAATCGGAACTACTCCTAATTCCTTCATCAGAACTCTCCCAAATTTCACTGGCTTTTATCCTCGTTATGGACTTAAATACCCTCTCACCATCACTAAGTGTTCTACGAGTACTAATTTTCCTTTACAGACTGAAACTATCAAATCGGCATCGTCTTCATcttcaccttcttcttcttcttctgctatTTCTGCTGCTGCTGTGATTGGATCTAAGATCGGTGTGTTGCAGAGTTTAGAggaggatatagagaaggtgaTTTGATGTTTACTTTTATAGATGAAGAGTAATggatttttgttttgaaattgattattgtaatttgatttttttttcttgtattGAATGAGTGCAGGTTATATATCGATGTCGGTTCTTGGCTATTCTTGGAGTTTTTGGCTCTTTGATTGGATCAATTATTTGTTTCATCCAGGTAGGCTTCTCTGAATTTTGATACAATTTGCTTTTTTGGTATTATCTTTCTCAATGATGAATTTACATGATTAACACACAATTAAGTCTTATACGGAGTCCATATGGTCCTCTAAATTTCAAGTGTCTCGATATTCTCTGAATTTACTTAAATTGGGTGGCACAACAATAAGAGATTTGGACAACTTAAAACGTGTATCACTCAAGCAAATTAAAAGGGGCTGATAAATTATTGTAACAAATTCAGAGAACCAATATGCTAATTTAAGTAAGATTTGGGGCTGATATGTCATCCTATTTAGGACTAACGAACTAACGAGACACTCTTAAAAGTACATTAGGCCAATTAGGATCGGTTTTTCTAGTCGAGGAGGCAAATTAGGATCGGTTTTTCTAGTCAAATTCAGTGGACTTGAAAGCCTACAATTAATCATACCCAACCACAATATGAATACCTCTTAAATTGTCTCATGAGCCCCCCTAAAGTTCACATGGCAGAATAACGTGACATTTAGATTCAGATAAGTTAAAACGTGCATTACTTTAAATTGTCTTACGAGTCCCTAAGGCTCATGTGACAGAATAATGAGATTTGAATAAGTTAAAACGTGtattattttaagtaagttcacGGGCTAATAAATCACTGTAACAACTTTAGGGAGccattatattattttaaataagttttgGAAGTCAATATGTCATTatataagcaagtttagaagcTAATAAGACACTTTTAAAAGTACAACAGACCATCGGGTTTTTTTGGTCAAATTCAGGCCCTGATATATTCACCCTACAATTAATCATACCCAAAAACAACATGAATACCTCTTGCAAAATTCCCAAGCATCAGTTTAAATTGTCTTACAAGCCCCTCCTGTCTCCGCCTCTGTGTAtagtaacacaccttactaataTAGTCCGATCAACTCTTTTTTAATATGGGATCTAGTTCATTCCTATCTCTATTGTAACCTTTTAGGGTCGCTTCGTCTTGCCCAAACCTTTCATCTCGGACCAGTAACACCCTCAGATTCGGATTATTACAACAAGTGTTTAGAAAAATATCAAAATCCTCGAGGATAAGTTGAATTGAAATCCAAAATGTGTAAAAGTGAAGAGGGGTTATTCATTTATGAGCATTCAATGATTATTCATATGCAGGGATGCAGTTTTGTGATGACTTCTTTCATGGAATACTTTGTGACTCGTGGCAAAGTCATTATACTGTTGGTAGAGGCTATAGGTGAGTCATGTTTTCTATTCTATCCTACTCTGCTCCGGAGATGAAGGTTCCGTTTTATTGGATTGTTTAtatctactgtttgttgttagTTGTTCAACGTTTGTTATTGCTCGTATATGTTAGCTAAATAACTCTAAGAAGTTTCTCAATCTTAAAAAGTATACGAAAAGGAAAAGGTGAACCAAACGGGCATTTAATGATATAATTTTGTTGGACTTGCAGATGTATATCTTTTAGGGACAGTGATGTTGGTGTTTGGAATGGGTTTGTATGAGTTGTTTGTTAGCAATCTTGACACCAAAACTGGGGAAGGAGTCGATCATAGATCTAACTTATTGGGATTGTTCACCTTAAAGGTATGCTATGTCTCAATCTTTCTTTTCACTTGTATGCTTAGAATAATGTATTAGATGGTGCAATTTCGAGCGCCATTAAcagaaaatatgtttttttttttgtgtataATTCATGTTTTGACCCAATACGGTTTGAAATTACACCTCTTCTCTTAGTGAAAATAACTCATTTTGCCTTAATGAGGCTTGAAATTGCACCGTCGGGTAAACATTGGACTTAAAAGTGAGTACGTAGATGTTAAATCGGCTAAATTTGTACTTCATCCCTATTTAAtaaaaggagagagagagggttAAATTAAAagtagggttgtaaatgagtaTGAGTCGAGCCGTTCATGAGCAGCTCGACGTTCagttcgatttataaacgagtcAAGGTTGTACGATTTTGAGGTTCGATTCGTTTCAACATGCGGCTCAAAAGCTCGCAAGCAGGCTCGATTATTAGGTTTGTGAACAAGCTCATTAACAAGTtcaattataatgttcatgaatagGTTCGTGAGCAAGCTCGGTTCGGTTCGattcgattatttttttaataataatatttctataaagggGAAAATGTAAAACTACTTAGTTTTGTGggaaattttagttttattgaCGAGCTTGCTCGTGAGCTAAtttatgaacataattaatgagttgttcgcgAGTAAAATTCATGAACGTAATAATAATTAACAAGAGCAGCTCGATAAAAACTCAATCGTGTTCGGCTCGATTCATAAATGAGCCGAGCTTAAGCACGATTTTGAGATTCGATTTGTAAAAGAGCCAAGGTTCAGCACACAGAACTCAACTCGAAAGCTTGCGAACAGGCTCGGTTGTAGGTTCGTGAACAGACTCGTGAGCAAACTCGTTTcgattttttaataatagtatttctataGAAGTGAACTATAAAACTGTGTAGTTTTGTGTGGAACTTTAATTTTCTTTGCAATGAGTTATTCGCGATCAAAGTTCATAAACAtaattaaggcttaatacatcaccagctcccttaACTTTGTtaatgtctcaccagctccctaaacttgcttacttCGTatcaactaaatacaaaaacttattaaacctaaattctaaatatACATCTTCATCTATGAGTAGATGAAgagttaatttttttcttttcccctacctttcaacctattataagagttagtgctGCAGGTTTTAGAGATCGAATGGATGAGGATCGAGAGTTAATATTatggtttttatatttagttgttacggaataagcaagttcagTGAGTTGATGAAACACTTtcaaagttcagagagctaatctacttttatggacaagtttagggagctggtgagacactaacaaagttcagggagccaatctactctTATAAACAAGTTCATGGAGCTGATGATGTATTAGGCCCATGACTAATGATTAACGAGTTGCTCATAAGAAGCTCACAAACAGATAACTTTCTTAATAAATCGAGCTCGACATGATATTGAGCTCGAACCGAGCTCATTTTCTATCGAGCATTGACCGactaaagctcggctcgattacggTCCTAATTAAAAAGCAATGATATAACATATATGATTGAATCAAGTGCAGGAAAGGCCAAGATGGTTGGAAGTGAAAACAGTGAATCAGCTGAAAACAAAGCTAGGACATGTGATAGTAATGCTTCTTTTGATTGGTTTCTTTGAAAAAAGTAAGACAGCAGCTATACATACTGCCACTGATTTACTTTGCTTCGCTACTTCTGTTCTCCTCTGCTCTCTTTCCCTTTTCTTATTAGCTAAGCTCTCTGAATCTAAGTCATGAATAACTTCTCTATCTCCCACACTCTTACTCTTACTATGTAATTAGACATATTTTTAGTGAAATATATTGTTAATACTAATTTCTGCAATCTTTATGTTGTTAATATGTCCTGAAATTCAAAGATAAGAAAGTGGTATATGTATCAAGATTATTAGAGATGTTAATGAGTCAGGGTAGCTAGTCGTACACTATTCTAGCTAGGGATGTAAATGAGCTGAGCCGCCTGTTAGGGGGTGTTAATGAGTTAGAGCTAGGCGGTGTTAATGAGTCAGAGCTACTCGTACACTATTCTAGCTAGGGGTGTAACTGAGCCGAGCTGCCTATTAGGGGTGTTAATCAGTCAGGGCACTCGTACACTATTTTTAGCTAGGagtgtaaatgagccgagctgcCTATAAGGGGCATTAATGAGTCACAGCTACTTGTACATTGTTCTAGCTAGGGTGTAAATGAGCCGAGACGCCTATTAGGGGTGTTAATGAATGAGAGCTACTCAGTACATTATTCTAGCTAGGGGTGTAATGAATCGAGCAGTCCATTAGAGGTGTTAATGAGTCAGAGCtactcatgagcggctcgttgttcggctcgataaaagctcgtgaATAAGCTCGGTTACAGGTACATAAAAGCAAGCTAGGACATGTGATAATAGTAATGCTTCTTCTGATTGTTTTTTTCGAAAAAAGTAAGACAGCAGCTATACATACTGCCTCTGATTACTTTGCTTCGCTACTTCTGTTCTCCTCTGCTCTCTTTCCCTTTTCTTATTAGCTAAGCTCTCTGAATCTAAGTCATGAATAACTTCTCTATCTTCCACACTTACTCTTACTATGTAATTAGACATATTTTAGTGTAATATATTGTTAATACTAATTTCTGCAATCTTTATGTTGTTAATATGTCCTGAAAATTCAAATATAAGAAAGTGGTATATGTATTATCAAGACTATTTAGAGGTGTTAAGGTAGCTTGTACACTATTCTGGCTCGATAAAGCTTGATCGTGTTTGGCTTGATATATAAACGAATCGAGCTTGAGCACGGCGAAACTCAGTAAGCACGAGTAGGTTATATAAGCTCAATTATAATGTTTATGTACAAAGCTCTTGAGCAAACGTGGTTGATTATTTTCTTAGGGCAAAACGTATTATTAGGTCtgtgatctttcattttttggttcattaaaccCTTGGTTTTTTATTTAGATACCTTTTAGCCCCTGGTCGTTTAAGCCCTTGATGGCCAAATTAGTAAACTGTGAACATAAAATTCAGTTAACGGACTGTTATTCATTGCACTTGCATTcgaaattttgtattttttcacggtttgaaagcagtttttggatgtgtaatgtggttatagaaaaactgtaaaaaccttaattcaaactgtaaaaaataattttttaataatttcaaatacaaataaagttaataatgtatttttaacagaattagatgttcacaacttactaatttggtcatcaatgtttaatgagataaaaaaataaataataaagggcataatgtatccaaataaaagatcaaaggctTATTAAAAATGGAAGATTACGGATCTAATGGTGTTTTTTGCCTTTTCTTAATAATGGTATTTCTATAAGAGATGTAAAATAATTGAGATTATGTAAACTTTAGTTTTGTAGGTTTAGAAACtatgtaattttatgttaaaaaaaattcaaatgaaCCTAATTAATAAGTTGTTCGTGAGTAAAATTTATAATAGAATTAACAAACTGTTCGCGCTCGTGAACCGCTCACAAATAAAATGTTGAGATCGAACTTGTTAATTTTTTACAAGACGAGCAGGTTAAAGCTTGATTATAGCTCTAATTCTAGCTTAGGATCGACTTGTGACATtaacctcgtttatataataaattctttcggtcccGATTTGGACCaatgaattaaaataataacctcgttaaatgcattaagtaataaaaatatttaaatccttaagagcccaatgaaaatataaattaataattattaaattacatacaatatatatatatatatatatatatatatatatatatagtaaaatcTTTATATAGGAATCTCGATCCCAACTTGGTAATAACATCtattaccaaactctatttagtataaccttccaattgttatacaaatagtcatagaccaaaacctttcaatcaatcaactagaagtcatttcttcggaaaaaaatgcatctatagttgattgttttttctttccacctaaaccaaaatgaacactatccttaactttttgtagtgcaaacacaacttctggtatattttgctcatgttgtagcaagtagttgtttaagATGGTCATTGCTTGAAAAACCTCTTTTGACGATACATTTACGACAACGCAACTATCATCTAGCTCGAgatcatttccatcatcattgctcattattgactggataatttcttcgtcatcatcatcattgttcattattgacGATACAATGTATacattttacaatgaaaaattatctataaaataataattattgatttatcgataaattaataatttattcatttatcgataaataaataatctcgcttaatgaatatttttttttcggtTCCAAGGATAtacatttatcgaggttttccTGTAAGTGGTTTCAGAGTTCAAATTCTAGTAACTCCATATATTAATGAAATTTCAACATATTATAAGATAAGTCGGTATTATGTACGCTTTAAATCAAAAGATCATTTGTATGGAGAAGTGTACcagatataataataataataataaaatgctATTTTTAGAACTTATTTATCAATTTACCATTTCCATGCAAAGTGTATCAGATGTAAAgggttgtaatcgagccgagctttgacctgctcaaactcggctcgctacaaaattaacgagctcgaacACGAGACGAGCTTTGGCTTGTtcaacgagctcgagccgagtttcgagcttgtttcgagcccaaaaccCTCTTTGGACttagttcattaagaaaattatctaaccatgaaatGTTTGttagtaaatcgttaattatatttgtgaagtttgctcacaaataactctttaattgtgtacataaacaagctcacaagcaaagttcgtaaataaataaacaagatgcttacaaatagttcgtctattactcat of the Euphorbia lathyris chromosome 7, ddEupLath1.1, whole genome shotgun sequence genome contains:
- the LOC136235968 gene encoding uncharacterized protein — its product is MNLSTSLIGTTPNSFIRTLPNFTGFYPRYGLKYPLTITKCSTSTNFPLQTETIKSASSSSSPSSSSSAISAAAVIGSKIGVLQSLEEDIEKVIYRCRFLAILGVFGSLIGSIICFIQGCSFVMTSFMEYFVTRGKVIILLVEAIDVYLLGTVMLVFGMGLYELFVSNLDTKTGEGVDHRSNLLGLFTLKERPRWLEVKTVNQLKTKLGHVIVMLLLIGFFEKSKTAAIHTATDLLCFATSVLLCSLSLFLLAKLSESKS